A single genomic interval of Rhizobium leguminosarum bv. trifolii WSM1325 harbors:
- a CDS encoding NADH-quinone oxidoreductase, F subunit (KEGG: rec:RHECIAT_CH0001681 NADH-ubiquinone oxidoreductase protein, chain F~TIGRFAM: NADH-quinone oxidoreductase, F subunit~PFAM: Respiratory-chain NADH dehydrogenase domain 51 kDa subunit), which yields MLQDKDRIFTNIYGLKDKSLKGAMSRGHWDGTKQILEKGRDWIINEMKASGLRGRGGAGFPTGLKWSFMPKESDGRPHYLVVNADESEPGTCKDRDIMRHDPHTLIEGCVIASFAMGANAAYIYVRGEYIREREALQAAIDECYDYGLLGKNNKLGWDMDIFVHHGAGAYICGEETALLESLEGKKGQPRLKPPFPANMGLYGCPTTVNNVESIAVAPTILRRGAGWFSAIGRPNNVGTKLFMLSGHVNKPCTVEEEMGITFRELVDRHAGGIRGGWDNLLAVIPGGASCPIVPAKDIIDCPMDFDGLRGVGSSFGTAAAIVMDKSTDVIKAIARISAFFKHESCGQCTPCREGTGWMWRVMERMAKGNAQKREIDMLFQVTKQIEGHTICALGDAAAWPVQGLIRNFRPEIEKRIDQYTASALDHGAVLEAAE from the coding sequence ATGTTACAAGATAAAGACCGCATCTTTACCAACATCTACGGCCTCAAGGACAAATCCCTGAAGGGCGCGATGAGTCGCGGCCACTGGGACGGCACCAAGCAGATCCTCGAAAAGGGCCGCGACTGGATCATCAATGAGATGAAGGCGTCAGGCCTTCGCGGTCGTGGTGGCGCCGGTTTCCCGACCGGCCTCAAATGGTCCTTCATGCCGAAGGAAAGCGACGGCCGGCCGCATTATCTCGTCGTCAACGCCGACGAATCCGAGCCTGGCACCTGCAAAGACCGCGACATCATGCGCCACGATCCGCATACGCTGATCGAAGGCTGCGTCATCGCGAGTTTCGCGATGGGCGCCAATGCGGCTTACATCTACGTGCGCGGCGAATATATCCGCGAGCGCGAAGCGCTGCAGGCGGCGATCGACGAATGCTATGATTATGGCCTGCTCGGCAAGAACAACAAGCTCGGCTGGGACATGGATATCTTCGTCCATCACGGCGCCGGCGCCTATATTTGCGGCGAGGAAACCGCGCTGCTCGAAAGCCTTGAAGGCAAGAAGGGCCAGCCGCGTCTGAAGCCGCCGTTCCCGGCCAATATGGGCCTCTACGGCTGCCCGACGACGGTCAACAACGTCGAATCGATCGCTGTTGCGCCGACCATCCTGCGCCGCGGCGCCGGCTGGTTCTCGGCCATCGGCCGTCCGAACAATGTCGGCACCAAGCTGTTCATGCTCTCCGGCCACGTCAACAAGCCGTGCACGGTTGAAGAGGAAATGGGCATCACCTTCCGCGAACTGGTCGACCGCCATGCCGGCGGCATTCGCGGCGGCTGGGACAACCTGCTTGCCGTCATTCCAGGCGGGGCATCCTGCCCGATCGTTCCGGCCAAGGACATCATCGATTGCCCGATGGATTTCGACGGCCTGCGCGGCGTCGGCTCTTCCTTCGGTACGGCCGCCGCGATAGTCATGGACAAGTCCACCGACGTCATCAAGGCGATCGCCCGTATCTCCGCCTTCTTCAAGCATGAGAGCTGCGGCCAGTGCACGCCCTGCCGCGAAGGCACGGGCTGGATGTGGCGTGTGATGGAGCGCATGGCCAAGGGCAATGCCCAGAAGCGCGAAATCGACATGCTGTTCCAGGTGACGAAGCAGATCGAAGGCCACACCATTTGTGCGCTCGGCGATGCCGCGGCATGGCCGGTGCAGGGTCTGATCCGTAACTTCCGTCCCGAGATCGAAAAGCGCATCGACCAGTATACGGCGAGCGCGCTTGATCACGGTGCGGTTCTGGAGGCGGCTGAATAA
- a CDS encoding conserved hypothetical protein (KEGG: ret:RHE_CH01607 hypothetical protein) — MQLLPLAVVILLSASGVSAQESDSLGTPLGHKEETPPAQQSSMGELLSKGYQIKAAIPNGSKFVVFMQKDQSAYACEMQSLTASRCGTLN; from the coding sequence ATGCAGCTTCTGCCGCTGGCCGTCGTTATCCTTCTTTCGGCATCCGGGGTTTCGGCTCAGGAATCCGATAGCCTCGGCACGCCGCTCGGCCATAAGGAAGAGACGCCGCCGGCGCAGCAATCGTCCATGGGTGAGCTTTTGTCCAAGGGCTATCAGATCAAGGCTGCCATTCCGAACGGCAGCAAATTCGTAGTGTTTATGCAAAAAGACCAGTCGGCCTATGCCTGCGAAATGCAGTCTTTGACCGCTTCGCGGTGTGGAACCTTAAACTGA
- a CDS encoding putative protein in NADH-ubiquinone oxidoreductase complex (KEGG: rec:RHECIAT_CH0001682 putative protein in NADH-ubiquinone oxidoreductase complex): protein MADNASKSGKKEEVADFAAGFGRLAAEMLENARAMPVHPLMAQPAAAFAAATAIGFGFSTQMAGAFFGAWQSALETTGKVAAALDDTPPDELKPDVDIRPENIRSEVKAFTKPRADKKARPTLTVVKPVSESIPPSQTKASQPKPAVKAKPVARGKADDLKLIAGIGPKLEQVLNAKGVRSFAEIAAWTDEEIARFDAELGFNGRIGRDDWTGQAKVLAGRSRRKK, encoded by the coding sequence ATGGCGGACAACGCATCCAAGAGTGGGAAGAAGGAAGAAGTCGCCGATTTCGCGGCCGGTTTCGGCCGTCTTGCCGCCGAGATGCTGGAAAATGCACGGGCGATGCCGGTGCATCCGCTGATGGCGCAGCCCGCGGCAGCCTTTGCCGCCGCAACGGCGATCGGCTTTGGTTTCTCGACCCAGATGGCCGGCGCTTTCTTCGGTGCCTGGCAGAGCGCCCTGGAAACGACCGGCAAGGTCGCCGCCGCCCTCGATGACACGCCGCCGGACGAACTGAAGCCCGATGTCGATATCCGGCCGGAGAATATTCGCTCGGAGGTCAAGGCTTTCACCAAGCCGCGGGCCGACAAGAAGGCAAGGCCGACATTGACTGTCGTCAAGCCGGTCAGCGAGTCGATCCCACCCAGCCAAACGAAGGCCAGCCAGCCAAAGCCGGCGGTGAAGGCAAAACCGGTTGCGCGGGGGAAGGCCGACGATCTCAAGCTGATTGCCGGCATCGGCCCGAAGCTGGAGCAGGTGCTGAACGCCAAGGGCGTTCGCAGCTTTGCCGAGATCGCTGCCTGGACCGACGAGGAAATCGCCCGGTTCGACGCTGAACTCGGCTTCAACGGCCGCATCGGCCGTGACGACTGGACCGGCCAGGCGAAAGTTCTGGCGGGGCGGAGCCGCAGAAAGAAATGA
- a CDS encoding NADH-quinone oxidoreductase, E subunit (KEGG: ret:RHE_CH01608 NADH dehydrogenase subunit E~TIGRFAM: NADH-quinone oxidoreductase, E subunit~PFAM: NADH dehydrogenase (ubiquinone) 24 kDa subunit) — protein MSVRRLAEDQFQPAAFAFSDENAVWADKTIQKYPAGRQQSAVIPLLMRAQEQDGWVTRAAIEKIADMLDMAYIRVLEVATFYTQFQLHPVGTRAHVQVCGTTPCMLRGSEALMSVCKSKIHAHAFERNAEGTLSWEEVECLGACVNAPMVMIGKDTYEDLTPARLEEIIDVFAAGNGASIKPGTQIDRVFSAPEGGLTSLTTEEPKARTRAKKADAETVSAPVDAAPVPPSEAARPKSTDAETNAALKTPATAPKAAAKNAKAAEQQPISGTAAAEPAPKAAVKAEAASAEKPALTDKNRPAGIEKPAAPDDLKMISGVGPKIEATLNEIGIFTFAQVAGWKKAEREWVDGYLNFRGRVERDVWVKQAKALAKGGEAEYIKVFGKKPR, from the coding sequence ATGTCCGTTCGTCGATTAGCCGAAGATCAATTTCAGCCTGCCGCATTCGCCTTCAGCGATGAGAATGCGGTCTGGGCGGACAAGACGATCCAGAAATACCCCGCCGGCCGCCAGCAATCGGCGGTCATTCCGCTGTTGATGCGGGCGCAGGAGCAGGACGGCTGGGTCACGCGCGCGGCGATCGAAAAGATCGCCGACATGCTTGATATGGCCTATATCCGCGTGCTCGAGGTCGCGACCTTCTATACGCAGTTCCAGCTGCATCCGGTTGGTACCCGCGCCCATGTCCAGGTCTGCGGTACGACGCCCTGCATGCTGCGCGGCTCGGAAGCGCTGATGTCGGTCTGCAAGAGCAAGATCCATGCCCATGCCTTCGAGCGCAATGCCGAAGGCACGCTATCCTGGGAAGAGGTCGAATGTCTCGGGGCCTGCGTCAACGCCCCGATGGTGATGATCGGCAAGGACACCTATGAAGACCTGACGCCCGCGCGTCTCGAAGAGATCATCGACGTCTTTGCCGCCGGCAATGGCGCCAGCATCAAGCCCGGCACCCAGATCGACCGGGTGTTTTCGGCGCCCGAAGGCGGCCTGACCTCGCTGACGACGGAAGAGCCGAAGGCAAGGACCCGCGCCAAGAAGGCCGATGCCGAAACCGTATCGGCTCCAGTCGACGCCGCGCCGGTTCCTCCCTCCGAGGCCGCCCGCCCGAAGAGCACCGATGCCGAGACCAATGCTGCCCTGAAGACTCCGGCGACGGCGCCGAAGGCGGCTGCGAAAAACGCAAAGGCAGCCGAGCAGCAGCCGATATCAGGCACGGCGGCTGCCGAACCGGCGCCGAAAGCTGCCGTCAAGGCTGAAGCCGCCTCGGCGGAAAAGCCTGCTCTGACCGACAAGAATCGGCCGGCCGGCATCGAAAAGCCCGCCGCACCTGATGATCTGAAGATGATCTCGGGTGTCGGCCCGAAGATCGAGGCGACGTTGAACGAAATCGGCATCTTCACCTTCGCGCAGGTCGCAGGCTGGAAGAAGGCCGAACGCGAATGGGTCGATGGCTATTTGAATTTCCGCGGCCGCGTCGAACGCGATGTTTGGGTCAAGCAGGCCAAGGCGCTCGCCAAGGGCGGGGAAGCGGAATATATCAAGGTCTTCGGCAAGAAGCCGCGGTAA